The genomic window TGCCATAATATTAAATACCCTTACACCTGATTTTCCAAGAGTTGCTGCTGTTGTCTCTGATTCTAAGGTTCCCCCAATTGTTATTACACCATGTTGCCAGTCAAAACTTTCAAAAACAGGTGGCCATGTATCAGAGTCCCTCCCACCAAAAATAATTCCACTGACCTCAACACCTTCTTTATTTTCACCTTCAGGGTCAAAATTTTCAAGAGAATTTAACCTTATAGTGTATCTTGCATTTGGATGTGAAGGAGGTATTTCTTCTCCTTCTTCATCTTTTTTCCCTTTCCACCATTTACCTGAAAAATTTATTCCTTCATCAGGTATTTCTAATCCACATCCATTCCAGAAAACATTCCCATTTGAAAGTAAAACATTAGAAAAAATTACTTCTCCTGGTGTCATAAGGGATTTCCATATAAGAGGGTCATCTTTTTCATTGACATCCTGTATAATCCCAAAAATTCCTCTTTCAACATTAGCAGCATAAACATTACCATTTCTTTTTTTCAGGTAGGCAATATCATCTCCTATAATTGTTTCTCCTTTTACCATACAAGTAGATGTTTTGCCACACATACTCGGAAAAGCACCTAAAAAATATGACTTCCTCCCCTTCCCTTTTACACCCATTATAAACATATGTTCAGCCAGCCATTTTTCTTTATATGCCTTTCTTATTGCCAAACGAAGAGCAAGTTTTTTCAAACCAACTGTATTTCCTGCATATTGAGTATTAACACTATAAACAGTATCTTCAAGAAAATCAACATAAATTCTTTTTTTATCAAAATTTTTACTTGTTTTATCTTCAGTTAACTCTCCAGCAGAATGAACATACTTAAAAAAATCAATATCTTCCTTTTCGGTAAAAACAGAATAAGCAGGTCTATATAAAATATCTTCAGAATGAGCAACATAAGCAGAGTCGGTTAATTGTATTGAATAGATAGAAAATGGGGAATTAACAGGACAAAGACAGAGAAAAAGAACATACATTTCTTTCCCTACCATTATATTTTTAAGAAGTTGCATAATTTCTTCATATCCCTTTTCTCTATCAGTATAATTAAGTAAAGAACCTAATTCCA from bacterium includes these protein-coding regions:
- a CDS encoding phosphoenolpyruvate carboxykinase (GTP); amino-acid sequence: MDNNLKAKLNEKNYEKLSNVKNKKVLDFISYFVSLCNPDSVFVRSDSEEDIEYIRNKAIEYGEEIKLKKDGHTVHFDGYYDQGRDKGNTKLLVTKGMELGSLLNYTDREKGYEEIMQLLKNIMVGKEMYVLFLCLCPVNSPFSIYSIQLTDSAYVAHSEDILYRPAYSVFTEKEDIDFFKYVHSAGELTEDKTSKNFDKKRIYVDFLEDTVYSVNTQYAGNTVGLKKLALRLAIRKAYKEKWLAEHMFIMGVKGKGRKSYFLGAFPSMCGKTSTCMVKGETIIGDDIAYLKKRNGNVYAANVERGIFGIIQDVNEKDDPLIWKSLMTPGEVIFSNVLLSNGNVFWNGCGLEIPDEGINFSGKWWKGKKDEEGEEIPPSHPNARYTIRLNSLENFDPEGENKEGVEVSGIIFGGRDSDTWPPVFESFDWQHGVITIGGTLESETTAATLGKSGVRVFNIMANMDFISIPIGKYLENYLEFGKKDIVKIPKIFGVNYFLKDENGNFLTDKQAKRVWLKWMELRVHNEGKIIKTPIGYIPEYNDLKFLFKDVLSQEYTENDYLAQFSLRVSNNISKIDRVIEIYKGLKDIPEIVFDVLENQKEQLIDLKNKYGDVVSPYHIREENI